ATCGTCCAAGGCTATGCCCAATCCACACTTTTTTACCCTATTTCTGTAAATATACAGGTTCTTAAGTCCCATACCCATAGGGAGGTTTACTACCAGATTCTTCCCGTATAAAGGGAGGCTCTCTATGTTTATAGATATGGGAAGATTTATAAAGAGTATGCCCTTTTTATCCAAAGATTTTAGCGCTTCTAAAACAGCCATTTCTATCTTCATTTTCAGGTCTCTGTTAGCAATTTCTGTAAAGCTTACTTCTTCATCGCCGTAAAGTACTCTTGAAACAACTCTGTATCCATGTAAGTTTCCCGTATCCAGTTCCACGACATTTTCTAAAAGAGCATA
The DNA window shown above is from Hydrogenobacter hydrogenophilus and carries:
- a CDS encoding EAL domain-containing protein encodes the protein MLYVEDRKNLKVYALLENVVELDTGNLHGYRVVSRVLYGDEEVSFTEIANRDLKMKIEMAVLEALKSLDKKGILFINLPISINIESLPLYGKNLVVNLPMGMGLKNLYIYRNRVKKCGLGIALDDFTTIGYELKDLMFGAFDYVFFSDEFYTKAKKEDVKRAVELVKYYGSKVCFKKIDTTEKLELANRLGAQLGHGFMFGYEQIKAHI